The Mycobacteriales bacterium genome has a window encoding:
- a CDS encoding arylamine N-acetyltransferase, producing the protein MDVDAYLKRIGADRPSRVDVAALRELQERHLATVPFENLDVILGVPIELDEDRLLAKVIGGRGGYCYELNTAFGALLRALGAEVTLLGAAVYGPNGLGPPFDHLALRVDLDSPWLVDVGFGRHSLHPLRLDSRTDQPDPGGTFRLVEAGGDLDVVKDDAPQYRLEPHARVLADFAPTNWWQQTWPGSHFRRGAVASLQTAAGQVTVAGRTLIRTSAAGRTETALHSDAEVVAAYREHLGIELDLALAQDLGRG; encoded by the coding sequence GTGGATGTGGACGCGTACCTGAAGCGGATCGGTGCCGACCGGCCGTCCCGAGTGGACGTCGCCGCGTTGCGGGAGCTGCAGGAGCGGCACCTGGCGACGGTACCGTTCGAGAACCTCGACGTGATCCTGGGCGTGCCGATCGAGCTGGACGAGGACCGGCTGCTGGCCAAGGTGATCGGCGGCCGCGGCGGCTACTGCTACGAGCTGAACACCGCGTTCGGCGCGCTGCTGCGGGCGCTCGGCGCCGAGGTCACGCTGCTCGGTGCGGCCGTGTACGGACCGAACGGGCTCGGTCCACCGTTCGACCACCTGGCATTGCGGGTGGACCTGGACTCGCCGTGGCTCGTCGACGTCGGCTTCGGGCGGCACAGTCTCCACCCGCTGCGGCTGGACTCCCGTACCGACCAGCCCGACCCCGGCGGCACGTTCCGGCTGGTGGAGGCCGGCGGCGACCTCGACGTGGTCAAGGACGACGCCCCGCAGTACCGGCTGGAGCCGCACGCGCGGGTGCTGGCCGACTTCGCGCCGACCAACTGGTGGCAGCAGACCTGGCCCGGCTCGCACTTCCGGCGCGGCGCGGTCGCGTCGCTGCAGACCGCGGCCGGTCAGGTCACGGTCGCCGGCCGGACGCTGATCCGGACCTCCGCCGCGGGCCGGACCGAGACCGCGCTGCACAGCGATGCCGAGGTGGTCGCGGCGTACCGCGAGCACCTCGGCATCGAGCTGGACCTAGCCCTGGCGCAGGATCTCGGCCGCGGCTGA
- a CDS encoding uroporphyrinogen decarboxylase family protein: protein MTLFPTSLVGSYPQPEWLIDRAKLAGRFPPRVRAKELWRPAPEFLAQAQDDATRIAIRAQEEAGLDVLTDGEIRRESYSNHFATALSGVDIDHPGAALDRSGHPNPVPRVVGDVVRSGPIQRSDLEFLKAHTDRTVKITVPGPFTMSQQAQDDHYGDPRALALAYADAVNQEVKDLFAAGADIVQLDEPYMQARPEPARKYGLEALNRALDGVVGTTAVHICFGYAAIIHERPSGYSFLPELADSPADMISIETAQSNLDPSVLAGLTGKTIILGVIDLSDPAVETAGTVAERVRRALPYVPAENIVLAPDCGMKYLPRESADGKMRAMSAAAEILRQG from the coding sequence ATGACCCTGTTCCCCACGTCGCTGGTCGGCAGCTACCCGCAGCCGGAGTGGCTGATCGACCGGGCCAAGCTGGCCGGCCGGTTCCCGCCCCGGGTGCGGGCGAAGGAGCTGTGGCGCCCGGCGCCCGAGTTCCTGGCCCAGGCCCAGGACGACGCGACCCGGATCGCGATCCGGGCCCAGGAGGAGGCCGGGCTGGACGTCCTCACCGACGGCGAGATCCGCCGGGAGAGCTACTCCAACCACTTCGCCACCGCACTGTCCGGTGTGGACATCGACCACCCGGGCGCGGCGCTGGACCGCAGCGGGCACCCCAACCCGGTGCCGCGGGTGGTCGGCGACGTGGTGCGTTCCGGCCCGATCCAGCGCTCGGACCTGGAGTTCCTGAAGGCGCACACCGACCGTACGGTCAAGATCACCGTGCCCGGGCCGTTCACGATGTCGCAGCAGGCCCAGGACGACCACTACGGCGACCCGCGGGCGCTCGCGCTGGCCTACGCCGACGCGGTCAACCAGGAGGTCAAGGACCTCTTCGCGGCCGGCGCCGACATCGTCCAGCTGGACGAGCCGTACATGCAGGCGCGCCCGGAGCCCGCCCGCAAGTACGGCCTGGAGGCGCTGAACCGGGCCCTGGACGGCGTCGTCGGCACCACCGCCGTGCACATCTGCTTCGGCTACGCGGCGATCATCCACGAGCGGCCGTCGGGCTACTCCTTCCTGCCGGAGCTGGCCGACTCCCCGGCCGACATGATCTCGATCGAGACGGCCCAGTCCAATCTGGACCCGTCGGTGCTCGCCGGCCTGACCGGCAAGACGATCATCCTCGGGGTGATCGACCTGTCCGACCCGGCGGTGGAGACGGCCGGGACGGTCGCCGAGCGGGTCCGGCGGGCGCTGCCGTACGTGCCGGCGGAGAACATCGTGCTGGCGCCCGACTGCGGCATGAAGTACCTGCCGCGCGAGTCGGCCGACGGCAAGATGCGCGCGATGTCAGCCGCGGCCGAGATCCTGCGCCAGGGCTAG
- a CDS encoding zinc-binding alcohol dehydrogenase family protein, with protein MRAAVLTAYGAAPEPAERPDPVAGPDQELIRVTAAPIVPLDLLCATGTSYFGAPPLPYVPGVQGVGTLSSGARVFFSTSAGMKPGDGSLAELAVSGDVVPLADDVPDELVAALGLSAVAAWMSLSWRAKVQPGERVLVLGAGGAVGQVAVQAATALGASAVVAASRRLTHRSLAAERGATATVDLSTVDGLTERFREAAGGPVDVVIDPVGGVTATAALLALGEHGRLVHLGASGGPTATFSSAAVRSGSHSILGYTNNALTAAQRTQALGAVLAHRCTVTYETVGLDAVADAWTRAGATPDGRLVVVP; from the coding sequence GTGAGAGCAGCCGTCCTCACCGCGTACGGCGCCGCCCCGGAGCCGGCCGAGCGGCCGGACCCGGTCGCCGGCCCGGACCAGGAGCTGATCCGGGTCACCGCGGCCCCGATCGTCCCGCTGGACCTGCTGTGCGCGACCGGCACGTCCTACTTCGGCGCGCCCCCGCTGCCGTACGTGCCCGGCGTCCAGGGGGTCGGCACGCTCTCCTCCGGCGCGCGGGTGTTCTTCTCCACCAGCGCCGGGATGAAGCCGGGCGACGGCAGCCTGGCCGAGCTGGCCGTGTCCGGCGACGTGGTCCCGCTGGCCGACGACGTGCCGGACGAGCTGGTCGCCGCGCTCGGGCTGTCCGCGGTCGCGGCCTGGATGAGCCTGAGCTGGCGGGCGAAGGTCCAGCCGGGCGAGCGGGTGCTGGTGCTCGGGGCCGGCGGCGCGGTCGGCCAGGTCGCCGTCCAGGCGGCGACGGCGCTCGGCGCGTCCGCCGTCGTCGCGGCCAGCCGGCGGCTGACGCACCGCTCGCTCGCCGCCGAGCGCGGCGCCACCGCCACGGTCGACCTGTCCACCGTGGATGGTCTGACCGAGCGGTTCCGGGAGGCGGCCGGCGGCCCGGTCGACGTGGTGATCGACCCGGTCGGCGGCGTCACCGCGACCGCGGCCCTGCTGGCGCTGGGCGAGCACGGCCGGCTCGTGCACCTCGGCGCCAGCGGCGGGCCGACGGCCACGTTCTCCAGTGCCGCGGTGCGCAGCGGCTCGCACAGCATCCTGGGCTACACGAACAACGCGCTGACGGCCGCGCAGCGGACCCAGGCGCTCGGCGCCGTGCTGGCGCACCGGTGCACGGTCACGTACGAGACCGTCGGCCTCGACGCGGTGGCCGACGCGTGGACCCGGGCCGGCGCGACGCCGGACGGCAGATTGGTGGTTGTCCCATGA